Proteins from a single region of Desulfonatronum thiosulfatophilum:
- a CDS encoding transposase: RIARERFRRRAGIEPIIGHLKQDHRLSRNYLKGVLGDAINLFMAAAAFNFRKWIRKFEHFFALFTLWLFFGTTTRQPSMMIL; encoded by the coding sequence CGGATCGCCCGTGAGCGTTTTCGCCGTAGAGCAGGAATAGAGCCGATAATTGGTCACCTGAAACAGGATCATCGCTTGTCCCGAAACTACCTGAAAGGGGTTCTCGGCGACGCGATCAACCTGTTCATGGCTGCCGCGGCATTCAATTTCAGGAAGTGGATTCGGAAGTTCGAACACTTTTTTGCCCTTTTTACGCTTTGGCTGTTTTTCGGCACCACAACCCGTCAGCCTTCTATGATGATCCTGTAA